The genomic interval TGCCGCCCCGCGCTCGTCGGCGCCTTCAGCAGCTCGTGGAACACGAAGTTGCTTACGCCCAGCGCCGCCAGCACCAGCGTCCCGACGATCGACGTCGCGCGCGCGAACATCCCCAGCCCGAACAGCTCCCCCAGGAAGAACGGGATGGCGAACGCCGTGATGAATAGCGCGCCGAAGTAGCTCGTCTTGCCCCAGCCCTTCGAGTGCCACGCCGCCTTCCACGCCGCCGCCACCCGCAGCGTCAGCACCGTCACGCCCACGCTCCAACCCGAGAGCCACACCGTCATGAACAGCGCCACCGGCATCATCTCCAGCGGCGCCGTCGCCACCACCGCGAGCAGCGTCAGCACCGTCAGTCCCACGCTGGGCCACAGGTACTTCCGGTTGCTGACGAAGTACGTCTGCTCCAGCTTCGCCGCCAGCGCTTTCTTCACCGCGTCGATCGCGCTCTTGATCTCGCTGTGGTTCGTCTGCTTGAGCACGATCGCATCCCGCGAGCCCAGCAGGTTCTGCGCCAGCCGGTCTTCGTCGAACGTCAGGTCCTGGCGCGCCGTCTTCGACTCCCGGTGCAGCGTGAACTCCCCGTCCGAGTCCTGCTCGATGCGCAGGAAGCGTTTCACGCCCAGGTCCACCACCAGCGCCGCGAAGCACTTGTCGTCGTACTTCATCCGCCGCAGGTAGCGCACCGCCGCGGGTGAGAAGTCTGCCGGCGGCTCGTAGCGCACCACGATCGTGCCCGGCTCCGGGTCCTTGCCCACAGCGCGCCACGCCAGGAACTGGTACAGCAAGGTGAGCAGCAGCCCGATCACCGCCGCCAGCGCCGGCTTGTTGTCCTCCAGGAACCACTGGATCCGTTGCTCGCGCGTCGGCTCCGCCAGCACTCCCTTGGGGAACATCACATCGATGGTCATGCCCTGGTAGGACTCCAGGGGCGCGGTCGTCGCGAAGTGCGCCACCCCGTTGCCGTCGACCTCGGCGGTGTACGCTCGCCCCTGCTCGCCCTGCGCCCCGGTGTACGCCTCCACCCGGATGTCGCCCCGCGCCACGCCGCTCGGCAGCGTCACCTCCGCTGTCGCCTGCTCGATGGGGAACACCCAGCCGTTGCCGGTCGCGTTCCAGTAAAGCTCGTCGTGGTCGGCGAAGAAGCCCGCCTGCCGGTCCGTCTCGTACGTGATCTCGTAGGTGTGCTCGCCCACCGGCACCACCACGTCCTTGTTCCCGAGGTACACGCGCACGCCGTTGTCCTGCCCTTCCGCGCGCCACTCCTCCTGGTGGCCGTCGCGCCGCGCGCCCACCACCTCGAACTTCACGTTGTAGCGCTCGCCCCAGCGGTCGCGGTAGTGGGTCGGGAAGTCGCGATAGATGCCGTGGTTGATCTGCTCGTTGAGCGCCCGCACCCGGATCGTCTCGGTCACGCGCATCGACCCGTCGCGCCGCAGCTCGATCTGGCTGTCGAACGACCGGATGACCTCGCGCTGCTCCGCCTGCGTCGGAGCCTCGTCCTGGTCCTCTTCCTGTTGCGGCCAGGCGAGCAGGGAAGTCGCGAGTACGAGCAGCACAGCGAAGATGCGCCGTCGGCAGTACATGGCGCGCGATTGTAGGAGGTTTTCTTGAAACTCGAAACTCGAAACTCGAACGGGAAACCGGAAACGGGAAACCAGTTTAGAAATCGAACGCTCCTTCGAGTCGGAACCGCCGCCCCACCGAGTTGTAGAACGTCCCGAAGTTCGGCGACGCCGAATACTGCTGCACCTCGCGCGGGTTGTAGTGGTTCAGCACGTTGAGCACGTTCACTCCCGCGCGGAACTGGAACCGCCGGTCCTTGAACTTGAAGTCGAACGGATACTGGATCTTCGTGTCCACGCCGACGAACGTCGGGAACCGCCCCGCGCGGTTGCGCTCCCCCAGGTAGTTCCAGTCGCGGTCCAGCGCCGAGAACGGGAAGCCCGAGTGCACGTCCAGCACCGGGACGAACTCCAGCTTGTACGGCAATCCCACGATCCCCCACAGCAGCACGCGGTGCGGCGCGTCGGCGTCCAGCGGCCCGTATTGGTTTGCGCGGACCAGCGGCGACGGCACGCCTCCGAAGAACTGGTTGTACTCGTTCAGCTCGCCGCGCGCCCGCGCGTGCACGTAGCTGCCGTACATCGTCGTGCGCTCCACCGGCTTCCACCGCAGCAGCACCAGGTACTCGCGATAACTCTGCCGCCCGGAGTTGAACAGCCGCAGCTCCGCCCCCGTCGCCGGCGACTGGAATGGGTCGACATAAAACTCCCGGAAGCCCTCGCGCCCTTCATATCCCAGGCGCAGCAGCAGCCCGCGCCGCAGCTCGCGGTCGAACTGCAGGCTCCACCCCAGGCTGTAGGGCACGCGCAGCCCGCCATCGCGCGTTGCGATCACGTGCCGGAAGGTGTTGGGACCGTCCACCACCGTCACCCCGTCATTCGCATAGCGCGTGATGGTCTGCTCCGGGATCTCCGGGAAGATGGCGACGTTGAGCGGGATCTTGTCGAAGAACACGCCCACGCCGCCGCGGATCGCCGTCCGGTTGTCGCGCGTCGGCGCGAACACGAACCCTGCGCGCGGCGACGCGTTCATCGCCTCCACCGACAGGCTGTCGTGCTCCAGCCGCAGCCCCAGGTCGAGCGTGAATCGCGGATGCACCTGCCAGCTGTCCTGCGCGAACACCGCCAGCTCGTGCGTCGCTTCCCGCGCCGCCCGCCTCCCGCCGTACGCGATCGTGCGGCTCAGCGCGTGGTCGTCGCGCAGCACGCGCACCGCCTGGTCCG from Terriglobales bacterium carries:
- a CDS encoding DUF2207 domain-containing protein, which translates into the protein MYCRRRIFAVLLVLATSLLAWPQQEEDQDEAPTQAEQREVIRSFDSQIELRRDGSMRVTETIRVRALNEQINHGIYRDFPTHYRDRWGERYNVKFEVVGARRDGHQEEWRAEGQDNGVRVYLGNKDVVVPVGEHTYEITYETDRQAGFFADHDELYWNATGNGWVFPIEQATAEVTLPSGVARGDIRVEAYTGAQGEQGRAYTAEVDGNGVAHFATTAPLESYQGMTIDVMFPKGVLAEPTREQRIQWFLEDNKPALAAVIGLLLTLLYQFLAWRAVGKDPEPGTIVVRYEPPADFSPAAVRYLRRMKYDDKCFAALVVDLGVKRFLRIEQDSDGEFTLHRESKTARQDLTFDEDRLAQNLLGSRDAIVLKQTNHSEIKSAIDAVKKALAAKLEQTYFVSNRKYLWPSVGLTVLTLLAVVATAPLEMMPVALFMTVWLSGWSVGVTVLTLRVAAAWKAAWHSKGWGKTSYFGALFITAFAIPFFLGELFGLGMFARATSIVGTLVLAALGVSNFVFHELLKAPTSAGRQLLDQIDGFREFIGATEDVERKYPLERSPATFEKFLPYAMAMDLEEVWTAKFASVLAAAAAAGAGTAAAYSPAWMNLAGSNFSNLSSLGSDLGGSLSSAISSSSTAPGSSSGGGGGGSSGGGGGGGGGGGW